In the genome of Neodiprion pinetum isolate iyNeoPine1 chromosome 2, iyNeoPine1.2, whole genome shotgun sequence, one region contains:
- the LOC124211015 gene encoding exosome complex component RRP4 isoform X1 produces the protein MNDEDMIRVRLAVHRTNTNLSNGDHGMPRYYTPGEEVCSQPDFMRGHGTYMDDNDTLRASVAGVLEKVNKLISVKPLKARYQGEIGDVIVGRITELQQKRWKVDTNSKLDSALLLSSVNLPGGELRRRSAEDEQTMRRYLQEGDLICAEVQNVFADGSLSLHTRVLKYGKLSQGILLKVPPSLIKRKKVHFHNLLIGANLILGNNGYVWIGASIHNTDRTEGGFAQDLSRIPQQDREMCARLRNCILALARSNILLTDTSVIYAYDESTKYSANELLQPEAALDVALLTQQRLGERID, from the exons ATGAATGATGAAGACATGATCCGCGTGCGGCTGGCAGTTCATCGCACAAATACGAATTTATCTAACGGTGACCATGGGATGCCCAGATATTATACACCCGGTGAAGAGGTGTGTAGTCAGCCTGACTTCATGAG AGGTCATGGGACATACATGGATGACAATGACACGCTGCGCGCATCCGTCGCTGGTGTGCTAGAAAAAGTGAATAAACTGATATCTGTGAAACCTTTGAAGGCACGATACCAAGGTGAAATTGGAGATGTAATTGTCGGCCGAATTACAGAGCTTCAGCAAAAACGCTGGAAGGTTGATACTAACTCAAAATTGGATTCGGCCCTACTTTTATCCAGTGTCAATCTTCCTGGTGGAGAATTG AGGCGGAGATCAGCAGAGGACGAACAAACGATGCGACGTTACTTGCAGGAGGGTGATTTGATATGTGCAGAGGTGCAAAATGTCTTCGCTGATGGTTCGCTGTCATTGCACACAAGGGTTTTGAAGTATGGAAAACTTTCGCAGGGGATTTTGTTGAAAGTGCCACCTTCGCTGATTAAACGAAAGAAGGTTCATTTCCACAATTTGTTAATTGGCGCCAATTTGATACTGGGGAATAATGGTTATGTGTGGATAGGTGCTAGCATTCACAACACTGATCGGACAGAAGGTGGATTTGCCCAAGATTTGTCCCGTATACCGCAGCAGGATCGAGAAATGTGCGCGCGATTGCGAAATTGCATTTTGGCTTTGGCTCGATCCAACATTTTACTCACTGATACGTCAGTAATTTACGCTTATGATGAATCTACCAAATACTCCGCGAATGAGTTGCTACAACCTGAAGCTGCACTCGACGTCGCGCTTCTCACACAGCAGAGGCTTGGTGAGAGAATTGATTGA
- the LOC124211015 gene encoding exosome complex component RRP4 isoform X2 encodes MGCPDIIHPVKRGHGTYMDDNDTLRASVAGVLEKVNKLISVKPLKARYQGEIGDVIVGRITELQQKRWKVDTNSKLDSALLLSSVNLPGGELRRRSAEDEQTMRRYLQEGDLICAEVQNVFADGSLSLHTRVLKYGKLSQGILLKVPPSLIKRKKVHFHNLLIGANLILGNNGYVWIGASIHNTDRTEGGFAQDLSRIPQQDREMCARLRNCILALARSNILLTDTSVIYAYDESTKYSANELLQPEAALDVALLTQQRLGERID; translated from the exons ATGGGATGCCCAGATATTATACACCCGGTGAAGAG AGGTCATGGGACATACATGGATGACAATGACACGCTGCGCGCATCCGTCGCTGGTGTGCTAGAAAAAGTGAATAAACTGATATCTGTGAAACCTTTGAAGGCACGATACCAAGGTGAAATTGGAGATGTAATTGTCGGCCGAATTACAGAGCTTCAGCAAAAACGCTGGAAGGTTGATACTAACTCAAAATTGGATTCGGCCCTACTTTTATCCAGTGTCAATCTTCCTGGTGGAGAATTG AGGCGGAGATCAGCAGAGGACGAACAAACGATGCGACGTTACTTGCAGGAGGGTGATTTGATATGTGCAGAGGTGCAAAATGTCTTCGCTGATGGTTCGCTGTCATTGCACACAAGGGTTTTGAAGTATGGAAAACTTTCGCAGGGGATTTTGTTGAAAGTGCCACCTTCGCTGATTAAACGAAAGAAGGTTCATTTCCACAATTTGTTAATTGGCGCCAATTTGATACTGGGGAATAATGGTTATGTGTGGATAGGTGCTAGCATTCACAACACTGATCGGACAGAAGGTGGATTTGCCCAAGATTTGTCCCGTATACCGCAGCAGGATCGAGAAATGTGCGCGCGATTGCGAAATTGCATTTTGGCTTTGGCTCGATCCAACATTTTACTCACTGATACGTCAGTAATTTACGCTTATGATGAATCTACCAAATACTCCGCGAATGAGTTGCTACAACCTGAAGCTGCACTCGACGTCGCGCTTCTCACACAGCAGAGGCTTGGTGAGAGAATTGATTGA
- the LOC124211015 gene encoding exosome complex component RRP4 isoform X3 — translation MDDNDTLRASVAGVLEKVNKLISVKPLKARYQGEIGDVIVGRITELQQKRWKVDTNSKLDSALLLSSVNLPGGELRRRSAEDEQTMRRYLQEGDLICAEVQNVFADGSLSLHTRVLKYGKLSQGILLKVPPSLIKRKKVHFHNLLIGANLILGNNGYVWIGASIHNTDRTEGGFAQDLSRIPQQDREMCARLRNCILALARSNILLTDTSVIYAYDESTKYSANELLQPEAALDVALLTQQRLGERID, via the exons ATGGATGACAATGACACGCTGCGCGCATCCGTCGCTGGTGTGCTAGAAAAAGTGAATAAACTGATATCTGTGAAACCTTTGAAGGCACGATACCAAGGTGAAATTGGAGATGTAATTGTCGGCCGAATTACAGAGCTTCAGCAAAAACGCTGGAAGGTTGATACTAACTCAAAATTGGATTCGGCCCTACTTTTATCCAGTGTCAATCTTCCTGGTGGAGAATTG AGGCGGAGATCAGCAGAGGACGAACAAACGATGCGACGTTACTTGCAGGAGGGTGATTTGATATGTGCAGAGGTGCAAAATGTCTTCGCTGATGGTTCGCTGTCATTGCACACAAGGGTTTTGAAGTATGGAAAACTTTCGCAGGGGATTTTGTTGAAAGTGCCACCTTCGCTGATTAAACGAAAGAAGGTTCATTTCCACAATTTGTTAATTGGCGCCAATTTGATACTGGGGAATAATGGTTATGTGTGGATAGGTGCTAGCATTCACAACACTGATCGGACAGAAGGTGGATTTGCCCAAGATTTGTCCCGTATACCGCAGCAGGATCGAGAAATGTGCGCGCGATTGCGAAATTGCATTTTGGCTTTGGCTCGATCCAACATTTTACTCACTGATACGTCAGTAATTTACGCTTATGATGAATCTACCAAATACTCCGCGAATGAGTTGCTACAACCTGAAGCTGCACTCGACGTCGCGCTTCTCACACAGCAGAGGCTTGGTGAGAGAATTGATTGA
- the CCT6 gene encoding T-complex protein 1 subunit zeta: protein MAAISLLNPKAEFARAAQALAVNISAAKGIQDVMRTNLGPKGTMKMLVSGAGDIKITKDGNVLLHEMQIQHPTASLIARASTAQDDMTGDGTTSTVLVIGELMKQADLYISEGLHPRMLTEGFELARAKTIEVLDSLKIPIEPTKEGLMDVAKTSLRTKIHPSLADKLTEVCVDAVLAIRQDEQPADLHMVEIMEMQHRTAADTTLVRGIVMDHGSRHPDMPKRVENAYILTCNVSLEYEKSEVNSGFFYKTAEEREKLLAAEREFIENRVKKIIALKKKLCDGTDKSFVIINQKGIDPPSLDMLAKENIVALRRAKRRNMERLGLACGGSAMNSVDDLVEENLGWAGLVYEHVLGETKYTFVEDCKKPTSVTILLKGPNKYTITQLKDAVRDGLRAINNAINDRAVVPGAGAVELAASRALHAYKEQVKGKQRLGVQAYAEALLVIPKTLAVNSGFDSQDSIVKLLEESTALGEAVGLDVTTGEALKPADAGIYDNYVVKKQIINSCSVIASNLLLVDEIMRAGMSSLKG, encoded by the exons atggcagcGATTAGTCTCCTAAACCCGAAAGCTGAGTTTGCACGAGCGGCTCAAGCTCTGGCTGTTAATATATCGGCAGCAAAAGGCATCCAAGATGTGATGAGAACAAACCTGGGACCGAAAGGGACTATGAAGAT GTTGGTGTCTGGAGCAGGAGACATTAAAATCACGAAAGATGGGAATGTCCTCTTGCACGAAATGCAAATCCAGCATCCAACAGCATCTCTGATTGCCCGTGCATCGACAGCACAAGATGATATGACCGGCGATGGAACGACAAGTACCGTTCTGGTAATTGGAGAGCTTATGAAACAAGCTGATCTTTACATCTCCGAAGGACTTCATCCAAGAATGCTTACGGAGGGTTTTGAATTGGCCAGAGCTAAGACAATTGAGGTTTTGGATTCTCTGAAAATTCCCATCGAGCCCACCAAAGAAGGGCTTATGGATGTAGCCAAGACATCGCTGAGGACCAAAATTCATCCTAGCCTAGCGGACAAGCTTACTGAAGTTTGCGTTGACGCAGTCTTGGCCATTAGACAGGATGAACAACCTGCCGATTTACACATGGTCGAGATAATGGAAATGCAACACAGAACTGCAGCCGATACTACCTTAGTTAGAGGAATTGTCATGGATCATGGCTCTAGGCATCCCGATATGCCAAAGCGAGTCGAGAATGCTTATATTTTGACCTGCAATGTCAGTTTGGAATACGAAAAAAGCGAG GTAAACAGCGGCTTCTTTTACAAAACAGCCGAGGAACGTGAGAAACTCTTGGCGGCAGAGCGTGAATTCATTGAGAACCGTGTGAAGAAGATAATTGCtctgaagaaaaaactttGTGACGGAACAGACAAGTCGTTCGTCATAATCAACCAGAAAGGAATTGATCCCCCATCTTTGGACATGCTTGCCAAAGAAAATATCGTTGCATTACGCCGTGCTAAACGCCGAAACATGGAACGCTTGGGGCTTGCCTGTGGTGGTTCTGCCATGAATTCCGTCGACGATTTAGTTGAAGAGAATCTGGGTTGGGCAGGGCTTGTATACGAACATGTCTTG gGTGAAACAAAGTACACCTTTGTAGAAGATTGTAAGAAGCCAACGTCTGTAACAATTCTTTTGAAA GGTCCCAATAAGTACACTATTACCCAACTGAAAGACGCCGTTCGGGATGGTCTGAGGGCAATTAACAATGCGATCAACGATCGTGCTGTTGTTCCTGGTGCCGGTGCTGTTGAGCTAGCTGCCAGTCGGGCACTTCATGCCTACAAAGAGCAAGTGAAGGGCAAGCAGCGACTTGGTGTTCAAGCCTACGCAGAAGCTTTACTTGTCATTCCAAAAACATTAG CTGTGAACAGTGGGTTCGACTCCCAAGACAGCATTGTAAAGCTGTTGGAAGAATCTACTGCACTTGGTGAAGCAGTTGGACTGGATGTGACAACTGGTGAAGCTCTCAAACCTGCGGATGCCGGAATTTACGATAATTATGTCgtcaaaaaacaaattatcaaTTCTTG tTCTGTTATCGCTAGCAACCTTCTGCTTGTCGACGAGATAATGAGAGCGGGAATGTCTTCATTGAAAGGATAA
- the pyd3 gene encoding beta-ureidopropionase isoform X3 — MPVAARSLGREFVPLSFSCKMESYTLEDILNKHLPINELREVKRILYGGELENLNLPRFKGTDDVEIKGWKFRASPEQLRQPRMEFTAMPFAFCTREKQPWCEFAEDVSDGPSVMVLRKLAQQYNMVIISPILERDSNKGDTIWNTCVVIGTDGNIIGKHRKNHIPRVGDFNESTYYMEGNTGHPVFETRFGRIAVNICYGRHHPQNWMMFGVNGAEVVFNPSATVGLLSEPLWPIEARNAAIANSYYTCAINRVGNEIFPNAFTSGDGAAAHKNFGHFYGSSYVAAPDGTRTPGLSRHRDGLLVAELDLNLCRQTRDAWGFRMTQRLDIYARELADAVKPDYKPQVIRE, encoded by the exons ATGCCAGTCGCTGCACGATCATTGGGGCGTGAATTTGTTCCACTTTCATTCTCGTGTAAAATGGAATCTTATACATTGGAggatattttaaataaacattTGCCGATAAATGAGTTACGAGAAGTGAAGAGAATTTTATATGGAGGAGAATTGGA GAATTTAAACTTACCAAGATTCAAAGGCACCGATGATGTCGAAATAAAGGGATGGAAATTTAGAGCTTCACCCGAGCAGCTTCGTCAACCCCGAATG GAATTCACAGCGATGCCTTTCGCCTTTTGCACGAGGGAGAAACAGCCATGGTGCGAATTTGCAGAAGATGTATCGGACGGTCCAAGTGTGATGGTTCTTCGCAAGCTTGCGCAGCAGTACAACATGGTCATTATATCACCAATTCTGGAACGGGACAGTAACAAAGGTGACACCATATGGAATACATGTGTGGTGATCGGTACAGATGGAAATATCATTGGAAAGCACAGGAAAAATCACATTCCACGAGTTGGGGATTTTAACGAATCAACTTATTACATGGAGGGCAATACGGGGCATCCTGTTTTTGAGACTCGGTTCGGTCGTATCGCTGTCAACATTTGTTACGGCCGACATCATCCGCAGAACTGGATGATGTTTGGAGTAAATGGCGCAGAG GTGGTGTTTAATCCTTCAGCAACAGTCGGCTTACTGTCTGAGCCTTTGTGGCCGATCGAGGCTCGTAATGCAGCTATCGCAAACAGTTACTATACCTGTGCGATAAATAGAGTtggtaatgaaatatttcccAATGCTTTTACCTCTGGGGATGGCGCTGCTGCTCATAAAAACTTTGGCCACTTTTATGGATCGAGTTATGTGGCTGCACCAGATGGAACCAGAACTCCCGGTCTTAGTCGTCATCGTGACGGTCTTTTAGTTGCCGAATTGGATCTTAATCTCTGCCGCCAGACAAGAGACGCTTGGGGATTCAGG ATGACACAGAGACTGGACATCTATGCTCGAGAACTTGCAGATGCAGTTAAGCCTGACTACAAGCCACAAGTAATTCGGGAATAA
- the pyd3 gene encoding beta-ureidopropionase isoform X2, which yields MPVAARSLGREFVPLSFSCKMESYTLEDILNKHLPINELREVKRILYGGELENLNLPRFKGTDDVEIKGWKFRASPEQLRQPRMVRVGLIQHSIVLPTTSPINHQRDAIFKKITAYVEQAAECGVNLLCLQEAWSMPFAFCTREKQPWCEFAEDVSDGPSVMVLRKLAQQYNMVIISPILERDSNKGDTIWNTCVVIGTDGNIIGKHRKNHIPRVGDFNESTYYMEGNTGHPVFETRFGRIAVNICYGRHHPQNWMMFGVNGAEVVFNPSATVGLLSEPLWPIEARNAAIANSYYTCAINRVGNEIFPNAFTSGDGAAAHKNFGHFYGSSYVAAPDGTRTPGLSRHRDGLLVAELDLNLCRQTRDAWGFRVRR from the exons ATGCCAGTCGCTGCACGATCATTGGGGCGTGAATTTGTTCCACTTTCATTCTCGTGTAAAATGGAATCTTATACATTGGAggatattttaaataaacattTGCCGATAAATGAGTTACGAGAAGTGAAGAGAATTTTATATGGAGGAGAATTGGA GAATTTAAACTTACCAAGATTCAAAGGCACCGATGATGTCGAAATAAAGGGATGGAAATTTAGAGCTTCACCCGAGCAGCTTCGTCAACCCCGAATGGTTAGAGTTGGATTAATACAGCATTCGATCGTACTACCAACAACAAGTCCTATAAATCACCAAAGAGATGctatattcaaaaaaattacagcatATGTGGAACAAGCCGCTGAGTGTGGAGTCAATTTACTTTGTCTTCAGGAAGCTTGGT CGATGCCTTTCGCCTTTTGCACGAGGGAGAAACAGCCATGGTGCGAATTTGCAGAAGATGTATCGGACGGTCCAAGTGTGATGGTTCTTCGCAAGCTTGCGCAGCAGTACAACATGGTCATTATATCACCAATTCTGGAACGGGACAGTAACAAAGGTGACACCATATGGAATACATGTGTGGTGATCGGTACAGATGGAAATATCATTGGAAAGCACAGGAAAAATCACATTCCACGAGTTGGGGATTTTAACGAATCAACTTATTACATGGAGGGCAATACGGGGCATCCTGTTTTTGAGACTCGGTTCGGTCGTATCGCTGTCAACATTTGTTACGGCCGACATCATCCGCAGAACTGGATGATGTTTGGAGTAAATGGCGCAGAG GTGGTGTTTAATCCTTCAGCAACAGTCGGCTTACTGTCTGAGCCTTTGTGGCCGATCGAGGCTCGTAATGCAGCTATCGCAAACAGTTACTATACCTGTGCGATAAATAGAGTtggtaatgaaatatttcccAATGCTTTTACCTCTGGGGATGGCGCTGCTGCTCATAAAAACTTTGGCCACTTTTATGGATCGAGTTATGTGGCTGCACCAGATGGAACCAGAACTCCCGGTCTTAGTCGTCATCGTGACGGTCTTTTAGTTGCCGAATTGGATCTTAATCTCTGCCGCCAGACAAGAGACGCTTGGGGATTCAGGGTGAGGAG ATGA
- the pyd3 gene encoding beta-ureidopropionase isoform X1: MPVAARSLGREFVPLSFSCKMESYTLEDILNKHLPINELREVKRILYGGELENLNLPRFKGTDDVEIKGWKFRASPEQLRQPRMVRVGLIQHSIVLPTTSPINHQRDAIFKKITAYVEQAAECGVNLLCLQEAWSMPFAFCTREKQPWCEFAEDVSDGPSVMVLRKLAQQYNMVIISPILERDSNKGDTIWNTCVVIGTDGNIIGKHRKNHIPRVGDFNESTYYMEGNTGHPVFETRFGRIAVNICYGRHHPQNWMMFGVNGAEVVFNPSATVGLLSEPLWPIEARNAAIANSYYTCAINRVGNEIFPNAFTSGDGAAAHKNFGHFYGSSYVAAPDGTRTPGLSRHRDGLLVAELDLNLCRQTRDAWGFRMTQRLDIYARELADAVKPDYKPQVIRE; encoded by the exons ATGCCAGTCGCTGCACGATCATTGGGGCGTGAATTTGTTCCACTTTCATTCTCGTGTAAAATGGAATCTTATACATTGGAggatattttaaataaacattTGCCGATAAATGAGTTACGAGAAGTGAAGAGAATTTTATATGGAGGAGAATTGGA GAATTTAAACTTACCAAGATTCAAAGGCACCGATGATGTCGAAATAAAGGGATGGAAATTTAGAGCTTCACCCGAGCAGCTTCGTCAACCCCGAATGGTTAGAGTTGGATTAATACAGCATTCGATCGTACTACCAACAACAAGTCCTATAAATCACCAAAGAGATGctatattcaaaaaaattacagcatATGTGGAACAAGCCGCTGAGTGTGGAGTCAATTTACTTTGTCTTCAGGAAGCTTGGT CGATGCCTTTCGCCTTTTGCACGAGGGAGAAACAGCCATGGTGCGAATTTGCAGAAGATGTATCGGACGGTCCAAGTGTGATGGTTCTTCGCAAGCTTGCGCAGCAGTACAACATGGTCATTATATCACCAATTCTGGAACGGGACAGTAACAAAGGTGACACCATATGGAATACATGTGTGGTGATCGGTACAGATGGAAATATCATTGGAAAGCACAGGAAAAATCACATTCCACGAGTTGGGGATTTTAACGAATCAACTTATTACATGGAGGGCAATACGGGGCATCCTGTTTTTGAGACTCGGTTCGGTCGTATCGCTGTCAACATTTGTTACGGCCGACATCATCCGCAGAACTGGATGATGTTTGGAGTAAATGGCGCAGAG GTGGTGTTTAATCCTTCAGCAACAGTCGGCTTACTGTCTGAGCCTTTGTGGCCGATCGAGGCTCGTAATGCAGCTATCGCAAACAGTTACTATACCTGTGCGATAAATAGAGTtggtaatgaaatatttcccAATGCTTTTACCTCTGGGGATGGCGCTGCTGCTCATAAAAACTTTGGCCACTTTTATGGATCGAGTTATGTGGCTGCACCAGATGGAACCAGAACTCCCGGTCTTAGTCGTCATCGTGACGGTCTTTTAGTTGCCGAATTGGATCTTAATCTCTGCCGCCAGACAAGAGACGCTTGGGGATTCAGG ATGACACAGAGACTGGACATCTATGCTCGAGAACTTGCAGATGCAGTTAAGCCTGACTACAAGCCACAAGTAATTCGGGAATAA
- the pyd3 gene encoding beta-ureidopropionase isoform X4, whose product MLYSKKLQHMWNKPLSVESIYFVFRKLGEFTAMPFAFCTREKQPWCEFAEDVSDGPSVMVLRKLAQQYNMVIISPILERDSNKGDTIWNTCVVIGTDGNIIGKHRKNHIPRVGDFNESTYYMEGNTGHPVFETRFGRIAVNICYGRHHPQNWMMFGVNGAEVVFNPSATVGLLSEPLWPIEARNAAIANSYYTCAINRVGNEIFPNAFTSGDGAAAHKNFGHFYGSSYVAAPDGTRTPGLSRHRDGLLVAELDLNLCRQTRDAWGFRMTQRLDIYARELADAVKPDYKPQVIRE is encoded by the exons ATGctatattcaaaaaaattacagcatATGTGGAACAAGCCGCTGAGTGTGGAGTCAATTTACTTTGTCTTCAGGAAGCTTGGT GAATTCACAGCGATGCCTTTCGCCTTTTGCACGAGGGAGAAACAGCCATGGTGCGAATTTGCAGAAGATGTATCGGACGGTCCAAGTGTGATGGTTCTTCGCAAGCTTGCGCAGCAGTACAACATGGTCATTATATCACCAATTCTGGAACGGGACAGTAACAAAGGTGACACCATATGGAATACATGTGTGGTGATCGGTACAGATGGAAATATCATTGGAAAGCACAGGAAAAATCACATTCCACGAGTTGGGGATTTTAACGAATCAACTTATTACATGGAGGGCAATACGGGGCATCCTGTTTTTGAGACTCGGTTCGGTCGTATCGCTGTCAACATTTGTTACGGCCGACATCATCCGCAGAACTGGATGATGTTTGGAGTAAATGGCGCAGAG GTGGTGTTTAATCCTTCAGCAACAGTCGGCTTACTGTCTGAGCCTTTGTGGCCGATCGAGGCTCGTAATGCAGCTATCGCAAACAGTTACTATACCTGTGCGATAAATAGAGTtggtaatgaaatatttcccAATGCTTTTACCTCTGGGGATGGCGCTGCTGCTCATAAAAACTTTGGCCACTTTTATGGATCGAGTTATGTGGCTGCACCAGATGGAACCAGAACTCCCGGTCTTAGTCGTCATCGTGACGGTCTTTTAGTTGCCGAATTGGATCTTAATCTCTGCCGCCAGACAAGAGACGCTTGGGGATTCAGG ATGACACAGAGACTGGACATCTATGCTCGAGAACTTGCAGATGCAGTTAAGCCTGACTACAAGCCACAAGTAATTCGGGAATAA